One stretch of Vicia villosa cultivar HV-30 ecotype Madison, WI unplaced genomic scaffold, Vvil1.0 ctg.001020F_1_1, whole genome shotgun sequence DNA includes these proteins:
- the LOC131632803 gene encoding xyloglucan endotransglucosylase/hydrolase 2-like, producing the protein MASSIRINMLAGVMIISSLIATCAANFNQDFDLTWGDHRAKIFNGGQLLSLSLDKTSGSGFQSKKEYLFVRIDMQLKLVAGNSAGTVTAYYLSSQGPTHDEIDFEFLGNVSGDPYILHTNVFSQGKGNREQQFYLWFDPTKNFHTYSIIWKPQHIIFLVDNIPIRLFKNAESVGVPFPKNQPMRIYSSLWNADDWATRGGLVKTDWSKAPFTAYYRNFKATELSSNSFSDSTLQSNNELDAYGRRRLRWVQKYFMIYNYCNDLKRFPQGIPAECRRSRF; encoded by the exons ATGGCTTCTTCTATTCGCATTAATATGCTTGCTGGAGTTATGATTATCAGCTCCTTGATAGCTACATGTGCTGCTAATTTCAACCAAGATTTTGATCTTACATGGGGTGATCATCGTGCTAAGATATTCAATGGTGGACAGCTTCTATCTCTTTCTCTAGACAAAACTTCTGGCTCTGGATTTCAGTCCAAGAAAGAATACTTATTTGTTAGAATTGATATGCAACTCAAACTCGTAGCTGGAAACTCTGCTGGAACGGTTACTGCTTACTAC TTATCATCACAAGGGCCAACTCATgatgaaattgattttgagtTCTTGGGCAACGTTAGCGGTGATCCATACATTCTCCACACAAACGTGTTTTCTCAAGGCAAAGGAAACAGAGAACAACAATTCTACCTTTGGTTCGACCCAACCAAGAACTTCCACACTTACTCTATCATCTGGAAGCCACAACACATTAT ATTCTTAGTTGACAACATTCCCATAAGATTGTTCAAGAATGCTGAATCAGTTGGTGTTCCATTCCCAAAGAACCAACCAATGAGAATCTATTCAAGTCTATGGAACGCTGATGATTGGGCTACAAGAGGCGGTTTGGTGAAAACGGATTGGTCCAAAGCACCCTTTACTGCTTACTACCGCAATTTCAAAGCCACTGAACTCTCTTCCAACTCATTCTCCGATTCTACGTTGCAAAGCAATAATGAGCTTGATGCTTATGGTAGAAGAAGATTGAGATGGGTTCAAAAGTACTTCATGATATATAATTACTGCAACGATCTTAAACGATTCCCACAAGGAATTCCTGCTGAGTGTAGGCGTTCAAGGTTTTGA